The Triticum aestivum cultivar Chinese Spring chromosome 4B, IWGSC CS RefSeq v2.1, whole genome shotgun sequence sequence AATAACTAATTGTATATGCTATTTATTTGTGTTCTTTTTGTGCGATTCAGATGATGCATACTTGAATTATCATTGAATTGTGTGTCCATTGCTATTGAGGCCTAATGAAAACTTTGTATTATATCATTGGTAAATTTGCTTCTTTTGAGAAGGTTCTCTTAAGGATAGGTCATGATCATGTATAGGGCGCTGCATGAGCTTGGGTCAGGGGGGGTGCGGCAAGTCACACTTGCTATCTAGTCTTAGTGCATAGAAGTTGAAAAGAAGAAACATGGCATGTATTCCCAAAGAAAGTACTCAAAATAAGAATAATCTGCAAGCGGTGNNNNNNNNNNNNNNNNNNNNNNNNNNNNNNNNNNNNNNNNNNNNNNNNNNNNNNNNNNNNNNNNNNNNNNNNNNNNNNNNNNNNNNNNNNNNNNNNNNNNNNNNNNNNNNNNNNNNNNNNNNNNNNNNNNNNNNNNNNNNNNNNNNNNNNNNNNNNNNNNNNNNNNNNNNNNNNNNNNNNNNNNNNNNNNNNNNNNNNNNNNNNNNNNNNNNNNNNNNNNNNNNNNNNNNNNNNNNNNNNNNNNNNNNNNNNNNNNNNNNNNNNNNNNNNNNNNNNNNNNNNNNNNNNNNNNNNNNNNNNNNNNNNNNNNNNNNNNNNNNNNNNNNNNNNNNNNNNNNNNNNNNNNNNNNNNNNNNNNNNNNNNNNNNNNNNNNNNNNNNNNNNNNNNNNNNNNNNNNNNNNNNNNNNNNNNNNNNNNNNNNNNNGGTGCCCCTTTTTCTCCTCCATCTCCCCCTCCCGCCCCACCCCCAGATCTTGTCCTCGGCGGCGCCGACGGCCTCCACCGACGACGGGGCCGACCACCCCCTATTTTCTCCTCTTCAACTCGCTAGGCGGTGCGGGTGGCCTCCCCCGGCCGCGGCTCCCCTGGGTGGCGCGGTTTCGATCCACCCAAGATGCGATCTGGGGGCTCCTCGCCGGGGCGGCTACAGTGCGCTCCGGCAGGCTTgccatggcggccgagcgcgcCCTCCTCGTTGTAGCTCACCCCTCCACCGACCCCCAACCCTTCGTTTCAGCCTCCTCCAGAGGCAGCCATGAAGGTGTCCGGTTGTGTCTCGCGGCGGCTATTTCCTGCAGCACACCGGCCGGGAGCTTTGGCTGCGCGCGAGTCTtttgcgccaccaccaccaccccgcaGGGGTGGCTTCGGCCCGGTGGCCATGGACCTACGCCCCCTCCTTTGTCCATGGCCGACCAGCGCGGCTTCGGATCCAGCTTGCCTCGGGAGCTGCGCTCTTTCCGACTCCTTTAGCTTCATGGATCATCGGTGTCTCCGCACCACCACAATCCTGTTGGAGCCCTTGGTTTACCGTCCACCCCGTCGCATCTTCGATTTTGGCACCCTCTGAGAGCAGCGTCCCCTTCAAGGTCGTTGGGTCCGCCGACATCCCTGCTGCTCCGGTCTCGATGGCCTAGGTCTGCGTTGTCTCCGAGATTTTGGCTCATCCGGGGCTTGGCCACAATCGCATCCTGACATTCCGCTCAGCCATGCAACCTCGTCCTTCTTAGAAGCTCACACGTCTGGCATCGCCCGGTGCCTCTTCTGCATCGGGCGTGGCTCCCCTTCCAGCTGTCCCAGTCTCGACTTATGACTAACTTTCTCTTCCTCCAACTCGTACTCCGACGACTTAGGATTGCTCGGTACATGGCCAGGACGAAATCCCTGCATCTTATGTTGGCAGCGGCGACATCTACGGGTGTCGTCCCCTTCTTGAAGGTGCTACCATGATTGTTATCCGTGCCCCTCTTCGAgcatcaggggaaaccctaggtccggttTCCCGAATAGGACGACGATGGTGTCTTGGTGTCGTTCTCCTTCGTGAAGGCGTTGTCGTATTTGCACGTGGCGTCATCGGAGTTAGATTTGGAGATGTTGGCTGTCTAGTTGTTGCTTGGGCTGCTTCCCTGGTTCGCGACTTTAGTTGTGTTTTTTCTTTATTTGGGTCGAGCATCTCTTGTCTCTCTGCTTCAGCAACCATGTCCATGTCTCTTGTGTTTGTGCCATGAGATGTACCACCCCCTGTGCTCACTCTaacttcttctatcaatgaaatgatacgcaagctttgtgTATTCACGAAAAAAGCTTTCATTGCAGGAAGTGCAGCAAAGGTGAAGAAGAAAAGGAGTGGAAACTACAAACAAACAAGTCGAAGATTTGCATCAACACATCAAAACTGTCGGTTCACACATTATTCATATTCTTTAACCATCCCACCGATGCCCATGGTATGGAATTCATCCTCAGGTATGATTAGTTACCCTCCATGTTATTATTTTGATCCACATATGAAATATAATTTCTTACaccatgagagggtattaccacaTCCCTATACATTCGATTAGCTGCACTTTTATTGCTAATCCAATACATGATTATCGTCCTAAGTGTGAAGATGGTTGAATATACTTATTGCCATTAGCACATAAAAATGGCCAATGGAGTGTTAACATCGTCCTCGAAACAAACTCGATGCAAATTATTTTCTGGCATTACACGAGCTTTGCCAAAAAAATTTGGGGCATATGTTGATACCGGATTTTATCATGACAGAAAATGTAAATAAGATGGCTTCAAATTAATAAGTGTCCACTGTGAAAACCCTTGTGTCGGCAAAACTGACAAATTTAGTGTTTGGGTCATCTCAATCTGAGTTCATCTCGAGGGCCAAAATAGCGCTCGGGGTGCTGAAAGTTGCTGCTCGGCTGATTACACACCGAAGATCACATTAGATGGAAAATCTTCTTCTCGTTGAGGCAAACAATTTTTATATTTGAATCCTCTCAATCCAAGATCGCATGCAAAAAGTTACAGTCAATACAATGTGGTACGACCACAAGGCAAAAGTGATGTCCGCCAGCCATCACTTGTTTGGCGGGAGAGATTCAACTCTTAAGATGACCTCCGATGAAAAAGCGTTCAACATGAGATTTCTTGCTTGCTTTTTGGAtcattttaatccgagttcgtcTGTGGCATGTGTATCTCAAAAACCGAATTACCGTCTTACGCCCACATATAATCCGAGGTCGGTTCACTTGGAtttggagtccttttcttgtatgAAAAGTCTAGCCGCCTCATAAATAGGTAAGAAATGATGGTCAATTGAACAACACGCAATTGACCAATCAATATATCACCTTTTATCTTCTATCTTTTCTCATTTACCCTAATTttcttcttcctcattcttcgtTGTTCTACTTGTTGCggggcagcgatccacgaggccTAGGGGCGACTAGGTCGGCTTATGGCAGACCATAGCCGTTGCGCGGCCTTATAGGTTCCTCCCAGGTATGTGGGGTTTCGAGCCGTCAGAAGACCTCGCCACCGTGTTTAGCGCACCAGGCTCTCGACAAGGCCCCTACTCCGACTTGTCCCGCGTATCACGCTCGACACCGGGGCTCACGGTGTTGTGTTTGTGTGTGAACAACACGCACCATAGATAGGCCCAACCATAGGTGGACGGCCTAGGGCTAGAGTGCATTACccggaaaagaaaaaaaggagggcCAGAGTACATTGAATCGTCGCCTCCTTCTTCACCACGCCAAACATTTTTATCTTGCTCTACTCATTTTGCGCTTTTAGTGCAGGGGATTATTTATTTACCCCTTTCCCTTTGAGAAATTCTTTAGCTTGGACGTTCTTGGCTAGCTAGGGCCGCGCCCGTGCCCCGTGGGTTCAGGAGAAGCAAATGAACcccggccggccggccggtttgAAACTTGTTTGGTAATAAATGAGGTGAGCTGCGAGATACCGTAATGGTCACATCGTTCCCCGGGTGTCACATAAATCGGGAACCGGCCAAGGAGTACAACCGAGCAAGCGCACTTGCTGGTGGGGTTTATTACAAAGGACAAAGCTCGCAACAAAGAGACTGTACGGAGGGACCCAGACACCCAGACCAGACCAGACCGCTGGTTCAACTCACATGATGCCCGCCCGCCCGCGAGAGACATGCATGCGTGATGCGTCGCCGCCCGTGTACGTACGTACGGAGTAGATACACACACGCACATACGTGATCCTTCAGGGTATACAAAGACGAGCAGCATTGGCAGCGCACTGCCGTGCCGGCGAGCCGCCGCCGTTTACTGCGTCCGGGGGCGTGCCGGCGCCGCGCGGGAGACGGCGCACGGGCGGCACAAGCGAGCGAGGCcaaggaggggagggagggaggcgcaaTGAATGAAGGCGGGCCTTGAAAAGCGTCACCTCAACCTCGTGACCGCGCAGCGCAGGCAGAGGGCGCGCGAGACGGGTGACGGGTGATGCGACGGGATGGGGGCCTCCTGCCGGCACGCCACGCCACGCAGCCGCACTCCACTGCCAGAGCTCGCTCCTGCACGCGCCGTACTTTGCGTGCCTATGCGCGCATACATACATACCCGCCGCTccttctttttctttaaaaaaaatcagatATACTATTATGTAATAAAAATCACATCAAAGATTTCAGGATCCCAGAACGGCAGCTACTACCGCATCCGGCGCCAAATCTACGAGAAAACCCTGAGCTCCTCGCCCCGAATCTACACCGGAACTCCGTCGACCAAGTCCAAACGAACGAACGAATGAATTCATGTAGCATCGAAGCCCGGAAGACAATCCCGATCAAGAAGAGCTGCCATCCGCCCGAGAACTAAAACCCCTAGCCAGAATAGAGTCGTCGGGATTCTCCTCCCGGCCACCGGTCGCCGGAGCGGCAGACAGAGGAGACACGAACCCACATGCTCTCCTCTCCTCTACTCTGTCACTAGTACTCAATCACTTTCTTTGAAATGTACTCCATGCTTACCATTTCTGACTGTATCACTAAGAGTGTTAACACGTGCCTTGTTGCCCATGACCTGAGTAAACCCGGGAACGAACGAACGAACCCGttttggggggtgggggggggggcatacAAGGGCACTAGTAGTAATTGCAGGTACTCACAAGGAAATTCATTGTGTGTACCGCCGTGTTAGATATGGAATCGCATTGCTTGCTCTGCTAGTACCACCACAGAGTTACCACAGCCCCCCAACTAATTGCTATCAAAAAGGCTAGCTGGCTCCTGCGGATGCTACAAGTACAACCAACTTTTCTAATTAATATTTCAAACAAGTACCCTCTCCCCCGAGATAAAAAAAAATTGTCCGATGTCAAACTCCAACAAAAAAAGTATCTGCAAGAGCCGTATAAAAGAAGGGCAGTGatctgcgccggtgcgccggcccaacagttgggccggtCGAGCCCAGTCCGTCCGATGCACTGCCTCCCGACCGTCAAATCGAGCCCCTTCCGCATCGTCGTCTACCTTCCGCGTCAGATCGAGCAACGGCAAGCGCCACTGGCCACCCCACACCCAGCCATGGGCATCTACCTCGTCGTCATCCCCGTCACCTATCGCCGCTCGCCCTCCCCGTCGCCGCTCGCCAGTTGGAGCACGGGTGCCCCATGGCCCCGCCCCTCTGATGCAGCAAAAAAATGGACCCAGCAAACAAAAATTGACCCCTGCCGGTGCCTGGAGTTCGTCACCGTTGCAGCTCCGCCGGGAAGCCACCACAGTAGTCAGTTGCATCAATAGTGAGTTGCCGATTCGAGCTTTTTGTCGCGGTCTCTGGTTGAAGCTTTTCAGAATTATGGTTGAAGCTTTTCAGAATTACGGTTGAAGCTTTTCAGAAATACGGTTGAATCTTTTTGTCGCGGTCTTTGGTTGAAGCTTTTCAGAAATACGGTTGAAGCTTTTCAGAATTACGGTTGAAGCTTTTCAGAAATACGGTTGAATCTTTTTGTCGCGGTCTCTGGTTGAAGCTTTTCAGAAATACGGTTGAAGCTTTTCAGAATTACGGTTGAAGCTTTTCAGAAATACGGTTGAAGCTTTTCATGTCGACAATTGCAACTTTTTTCGTTGTGTACCCGTGGGGGTGAAGCTTTCTATACAGTTGGTTGAAGCCTTGTATAAAGCGGGTTGAAGCTTTTCAATTCACGGTTGAAGCTTTCCAAGCCGACGGTTGTAGCTTTTTTCTTTTGTAGTATTCGCATGAAACTTATCTATTTcgtcggttgaagctttttcaaataTAGTTTGAAGCTTTCGCATGAACGGTTGTAGCTTTTTTAGTTGCATGGCGGCTTCCAACTCAGNNNNNNNNNNATTGGGGCTGGCCGGCGGCGGGATccgagggaggaagaagagggccaATAGCGCGCTAGGCTGAGAGAGAAAGGAGGGGATCGGGAGGAAGAAGATAAGGTGGGTCAGGGTGATGTGCGAGGCGTACGATGGGGGGCTCATCGCGTGGCTCGCGAGCGACCGGCCGAATcgttcggccggcgcaccgcgcTGAAACGTTTCCCTTTATAAAAAGCATGACCAGCTTTATAGAGAAAAAACATCAGCACTCACCATaagaaatcaatatcattagacgGGCCACTCATTTAATTTTCATATAGTAGCGGCGCGTCGACGGCTCGTTCTGGCGGCGACAATGACTGATCGATGGTTCGTCAACCTTGGCATAATTTTATTATGTTGTGAATTCTTATAATAGATTTGATCATTTTCACTGAAAAATGGAACTTTTGTATTGTATATATCGTCTTTTTTTCATATGAATATAGTCAAACTtcttttgtaaagtttgacttcagacaaatatcacatgcggagtaaaaaggaccggagggagtactccaTGAAATGCTTGCCAAAACCTAGGGGAGAATATCAGCACTGTACTTCCAAGCCATTGAGGCTGGAGCCGTGGGCCATGAGCCGGACACTACTATGCGCACATCCACCACCACAGTCGGGTGTAAATACGCGCCATTACCATCAGCCATCAGCACCACTCGCTGTCACCGGCCACCAAAGCACCGTCGACTCAAAAACACCAacgataaagaaagaaagaaaacgagAGCAAAGCGAAAGGCCCCGGTGAAAAGACAGGCCGTTGCTATTTAAGGGCCACCCCCAGTCCCCCAAAGCGACACACTCCCTGCCTCCCCTCACTCCCCCCACTTCAGCCACTGCCTCCAGCTCGCTCCAGCAAtgcccgccgccccctcctcctccccgctGCCCCCGAACGCTTcctgagctcgccgccgccgccatggagctCGGCCAGGTGCTGGGCTTCGCGCCGCCGGCGACCAAGGACGCGAGATCCGGCGGCGGCTTCgcccaggccgccgccgccccctgcccctACCCCTCCCCCTTCCTCGACGAGCAGAAGATGCTCAGCTTCTCCAAGGCCGCCGCTCCTCCATCGTCAGGTCTTTTCTTGGATCCGCTCCTCCCTCTTCCACACACTTTATTTTTCGCACGATCTTCGCTCGATCTGTTCTCTGCAAGCCATGATAGATGTGCAGCGCTCTGGCGTTCGACTGTTCCAATGttcaaaaataaaaggaaaaaaagtcaaAAGCAGCACTTGATGAGCTCTCACCGGCTCGATTCATGGCCATGGGGATTTGCTCGAATCTACCCACTCACCGGGCCCCTCCTCCGCAGCCAAGGCTGCTCCATTCCATTGCTTCTTTTCACCGCTTTATCTGCACTTTTGTCTTGACCCGGCGCCTGCAATAATAAAAATAAGAAACAAATAAATAACCATACGCATGGATATTTTATTTTCAAGATAAGGCTGCAGCTTCTCTGAGCATTTGCTCATGCTGAatgatttcttttctttctttttttatatcTACCAGGTATGGATTTCGGGAGGTCAAATGAGCAGAGGCTGCTGCTGGCCAGGAGCAAGATGCCCTTCACACCTTCGCAGTGGATGGAGCTGGAGCACCAGGCCCTCATATACAAGTACCTCAACGCGAAGGCCCCCATACCCTCCGGCCTGCTCATCTCCATCAGCAAGAGCTTCAGACCCTCCTCCGATAGAAGTAAGCATCCTGCCAAAAAAACATGTACCCACATCTCATTTATATTTCACCGAGGTACAAATGCAACAGATACGACTGCCTGTAAATGTGATGCAGTAAAAGATCTGTCTTGATGGGAATGCGAGAAAAAAGTAGTGTCTGTCCTGCACGTGATATTTAAAAGCATGTCAGCAAATATTGTTTTTTGCATATTTGCAAGTATTTCTAAATAAGAATATAGTATCAGGCAGTAGACATGACACAAATGCTGCATTTAAGATGCTGCCTCAGCTATCCTATTTAGATTTAGTCACCAAGCAAGTTAACATATGTATCAAGCACAACCTTAATAccatctactactccctccgtatcaaaatataagacgtttttgttaGCTAGCATACTTGGTTACAAGACTGTAAATGCAAGCAGAGCATGACTTGCTTCCCTGTAATGCAGTGCCCTGGAGGCCTGTCTACCAAGGGTTCACCAATGCAGATTCTGACCCGGAGCCTGGAAGATGCCGTCGAACAGACGGCAAGAAATGGCGGTGCTCAAAGGAGGCGATGGCCGAGCACAAGTATTGTGAGCGGCACATCAATAGGAACCGCCATCGTTCAAGAAAGCCTGTGGAAAACCAAACAAGGAAGAACGCCAAGGAGACACCTGATGCTGGCTCGTTATCGGCCGCTGTCTCACATGGTGGCTGTAATAAGAAAGCAAAAGCTGGTGATGAACTGAAGCCAGGGAGCGTCAGCTATTGGACAGATAATTTAAACAGGTTTGTATGCACTGAATCTTAGTTTCTTATATGGATCAGAACTGTTTCACAGCTATGGAGTGACTGAAAAAAATGCAACTGCTAAGTTAGGGAGGCAAAGAAACAAGCAAAAACATTTAAATTTTATTGCAAGGTCATAATTTCGATTTAACACTTGTACTCATTTGCAGGGCAATGGTGAGCAAAGCCAGGGGAAGCAACCCTGAAGATGGCAACAGTGCTCCACTCCTGAATTCTACTAATCAACAACACACATTGTCCTTGTTCTCTCAACTGAAGCAACAGAGCAAACCAGATAAGTTCAGCCCGGCAGTCGATAGTGAATCGATCTCCTCAAATACAGTGTTGAAGCCTTGGGAAAGAAGCAACCAGCAGAGCAGCAAGGAC is a genomic window containing:
- the LOC123090638 gene encoding growth-regulating factor 9, giving the protein MELGQVLGFAPPATKDARSGGGFAQAAAAPCPYPSPFLDEQKMLSFSKAAAPPSSGMDFGRSNEQRLLLARSKMPFTPSQWMELEHQALIYKYLNAKAPIPSGLLISISKSFRPSSDRMPWRPVYQGFTNADSDPEPGRCRRTDGKKWRCSKEAMAEHKYCERHINRNRHRSRKPVENQTRKNAKETPDAGSLSAAVSHGGCNKKAKAGDELKPGSVSYWTDNLNRAMVSKARGSNPEDGNSAPLLNSTNQQHTLSLFSQLKQQSKPDKFSPAVDSESISSNTVLKPWERSNQQSSKDVSSTTLHDRGCLQSVLQDFSMHKNESQKINASVPSTFYSSTEGRHISCLASNMMQVQEDCISSSWEIPQGGPLGEILTNSKNTDDLTNKCESRSYGWLLSLDEHEM